Proteins encoded by one window of Nocardia goodfellowii:
- a CDS encoding PPOX class F420-dependent oxidoreductase, whose protein sequence is MAEFRDRTGDVDDINRRTSGSDTRAATILDSHIGILGKKAFAHLASLGPGGAPQSHPVWFDFDPVSGRLLISTGTDRQKYRNIRRDPRVSVSILDPDDPYRYLEIRGHVVMIEPDPGKAFLDRLARKYLDLDTYPYEQRRNVERVIVHIRPDHIIA, encoded by the coding sequence GTGGCCGAGTTCCGCGACAGGACAGGCGATGTCGACGACATCAACCGGAGAACGAGCGGCAGCGACACGCGGGCCGCCACGATCCTCGACAGCCACATCGGCATACTCGGCAAGAAAGCCTTCGCCCACCTGGCGTCGTTGGGACCCGGCGGTGCGCCGCAATCACACCCGGTGTGGTTCGACTTCGACCCGGTCAGCGGGCGGCTGCTCATCTCCACCGGCACGGACCGGCAGAAATATCGCAATATCCGGCGCGATCCGCGGGTGTCGGTTTCGATCCTCGATCCCGACGACCCCTATCGCTATCTGGAAATCCGCGGCCACGTCGTGATGATCGAGCCGGACCCCGGGAAAGCATTCCTGGACCGGTTGGCGCGCAAGTACCTGGATCTGGATACCTATCCGTACGAGCAGCGACGCAACGTCGAGCGCGTGATTGTCCACATCCGCCCCGACCACATCATAGCTTGA
- a CDS encoding LysR family transcriptional regulator, producing MLGLDLDLSAVRAMVAISEEGQFGLAAAVLGISQQAVSKRIAKLESQLGVPLFERRIGNAALTAHGARFLPHARSTLATADAAIAAVRDSRILRVAVHGAQIADANLMRFYLEKHPDADIELIMMGPSTTSRDAVIDGRVDVAFARGHWRARPLPAHVTAVPAYLDALHLLVGKGHPLADRDHVKFGELGAWTAWVPGAGFGSEVSDFYSRLSDSCGITITTERHPGGIGFANVVDRVADSTTLVTFGGEGTTTPWHPNIRRIPIVDPTPAYPMALLWREPTAAHPQLSPLIDYISGCYNRDAVGAMWIPEPDRALFTR from the coding sequence GTGCTCGGGTTGGATCTGGACCTGTCCGCGGTGCGCGCGATGGTCGCGATCAGCGAGGAGGGCCAGTTCGGGCTGGCCGCGGCCGTGCTGGGTATCAGCCAGCAGGCGGTGTCGAAACGGATCGCGAAGCTGGAAAGCCAGCTGGGCGTCCCACTGTTCGAACGCCGAATCGGCAACGCCGCGTTGACCGCCCACGGCGCGCGCTTCCTGCCGCACGCACGCTCGACCCTCGCCACGGCCGATGCCGCGATCGCGGCGGTGCGCGACTCGCGCATCCTGCGCGTCGCCGTGCACGGCGCCCAGATCGCCGACGCGAACTTGATGCGGTTCTACCTCGAAAAGCACCCGGACGCCGACATCGAACTCATCATGATGGGACCGTCGACCACTTCCCGGGACGCCGTGATCGACGGTCGGGTGGATGTCGCCTTTGCCCGCGGTCACTGGCGCGCCCGTCCACTGCCGGCGCACGTCACCGCGGTGCCCGCCTATCTCGACGCCCTGCATCTGCTCGTCGGAAAGGGCCATCCGCTGGCAGACCGCGACCATGTGAAGTTCGGCGAACTCGGGGCATGGACCGCATGGGTACCCGGCGCCGGCTTCGGCTCCGAAGTCAGCGACTTCTACAGCCGCCTCAGCGACAGCTGCGGCATCACGATCACTACCGAAAGACACCCCGGCGGGATCGGATTCGCGAACGTGGTCGACCGCGTCGCGGACTCCACCACCCTGGTCACCTTCGGCGGCGAGGGAACCACGACTCCGTGGCATCCGAACATCCGCCGCATTCCCATCGTCGACCCCACGCCCGCCTACCCCATGGCACTGCTGTGGCGCGAGCCGACCGCCGCGCATCCACAGCTCAGCCCTTTGATCGACTACATCAGCGGTTGTTACAACCGCGACGCGGTCGGCGCGATGTGGATACCGGAGCCCGACCGCGCGTTGTTCACACGGTGA
- a CDS encoding carboxylesterase/lipase family protein, with product MAQSTTPVVETPAGAIRGHRDSSGELYRGLPYAAAPIGRGRFEPPAPHPGWSGVRDGTRPAPTAPQPTRDFGLLDMTPYFGPGWVRGAEYLTVDIRTPAADGGARPVMVFVHGGGFVSGSTRAAIYDGGAFARDGVVLVTVNYRLGVPGFLDLEGALPNRGLLDVLAALGWVHDTISAFGGDPENVTVFGQSAGATIVGGLLATPDARGLFRRSIIQSGSGTGAFTPEQARRVTSAAAAALGIEPTAEAFATIADERFLAVLPALTDLDLRTGTATDPLVGLSPFSLVLPVQPADGLGDGPADEVDLLIGTNTEEGRLYLVPAGTLESTTEADLRAVAARVHPDPEATVAALRSAHPDATPGELRSVLLGDALFGAGAARMAGAHAGISGGRTHVYSFGYRSTALNGRLGAAHTVELPFVFDNADEPWLHGATGLLGPGAAPRGLAAQMHAAWVAFATTGDPGWPAYAPQRPVVRNFGY from the coding sequence ATGGCTCAGTCCACAACTCCGGTTGTCGAAACCCCGGCGGGCGCCATACGTGGCCACCGTGACAGCTCCGGCGAGCTCTACCGCGGCCTCCCTTACGCGGCAGCCCCGATCGGCCGCGGCCGTTTCGAGCCACCCGCGCCGCATCCGGGCTGGTCCGGTGTGCGCGATGGCACGCGGCCCGCGCCGACCGCCCCGCAGCCCACCCGCGATTTCGGCCTGCTCGATATGACGCCCTACTTCGGACCGGGTTGGGTACGCGGCGCGGAGTACCTGACCGTCGACATCCGCACCCCCGCCGCCGACGGCGGTGCACGTCCCGTCATGGTCTTCGTGCACGGCGGGGGGTTCGTCAGCGGCTCCACGCGCGCCGCGATCTATGACGGCGGCGCCTTCGCCCGCGACGGCGTCGTCCTGGTGACGGTGAACTACCGCCTCGGTGTCCCCGGCTTCCTCGACCTGGAAGGAGCTCTGCCCAACCGCGGACTGCTCGACGTGCTCGCCGCGCTCGGCTGGGTGCACGACACGATTTCCGCCTTCGGCGGTGACCCGGAGAACGTGACCGTCTTCGGCCAGTCCGCCGGTGCCACAATTGTCGGCGGGCTGCTCGCGACACCGGACGCTCGAGGTCTCTTCCGGCGGTCGATCATCCAAAGTGGCAGCGGCACAGGCGCTTTCACTCCGGAGCAGGCGCGCCGGGTTACCAGTGCGGCAGCTGCCGCACTGGGTATCGAACCAACCGCCGAGGCGTTCGCCACGATCGCGGACGAACGGTTTCTGGCTGTTCTCCCGGCACTGACCGACCTGGACCTACGCACCGGCACCGCCACGGACCCATTGGTCGGTTTGAGCCCGTTCAGCCTGGTGCTCCCGGTCCAGCCTGCCGATGGTCTCGGCGACGGCCCAGCCGATGAGGTCGACCTGTTGATCGGCACCAACACCGAGGAAGGGCGTCTTTATCTCGTGCCGGCGGGCACGCTGGAGTCGACGACAGAGGCTGACCTCCGCGCTGTCGCCGCTCGAGTGCACCCGGACCCGGAAGCCACGGTTGCCGCGTTGCGCTCGGCACATCCGGACGCGACACCGGGCGAGTTGCGCTCGGTGCTCCTCGGCGACGCCTTGTTCGGGGCCGGTGCGGCGCGTATGGCCGGGGCCCACGCCGGAATCTCGGGTGGTCGAACCCACGTCTACTCATTCGGCTATCGCTCGACAGCCCTGAACGGCCGCCTCGGCGCCGCCCATACCGTCGAACTGCCGTTCGTGTTCGACAATGCCGACGAACCGTGGCTGCACGGGGCCACCGGTCTGCTCGGACCCGGCGCCGCCCCGCGTGGCCTCGCGGCCCAGATGCACGCCGCCTGGGTCGCATTCGCGACAACCGGAGACCCGGGCTGGCCGGCGTATGCCCCACAGCGACCAGTGGTGCGGAACTTCGGCTACTGA
- a CDS encoding TetR/AcrR family transcriptional regulator C-terminal domain-containing protein, translating into MAETSRTRSKGKSSRVTRDMVLASALEIVDREGVEGLSMRRLAEAVQRDPMVVYRHVPNKAAVLDGVAEMVFAQLTVDPTDPDWVNQLRTVAREFRQLALRHPKVVPLLVTRPLSTPLGQRPQSVLRPLEDVLALLTRAGFAGPDALHIYRALFGFLYGHVLNELQEVVERPEETDDLLRLGLHRLPVGDFPLLRGLASDLASYDGAAELERGLDILLAGLAATLPYPSR; encoded by the coding sequence ATGGCAGAAACTTCGCGAACTCGTTCGAAGGGCAAGTCCAGTCGAGTCACCCGGGACATGGTGCTGGCGTCCGCGCTGGAGATCGTCGATCGTGAGGGTGTGGAGGGTCTGTCGATGCGGCGGCTGGCCGAGGCGGTGCAGCGGGATCCGATGGTGGTCTACCGGCATGTGCCGAACAAGGCGGCGGTGCTCGACGGGGTCGCCGAAATGGTGTTCGCGCAACTGACCGTCGATCCCACCGACCCGGACTGGGTCAATCAATTGCGCACTGTCGCCAGAGAATTCCGGCAACTGGCCCTGCGGCATCCGAAAGTGGTGCCGCTGCTGGTGACCCGCCCGTTGTCGACACCGCTGGGGCAGCGCCCGCAGTCGGTGTTGCGGCCGCTGGAAGATGTGCTCGCGCTGCTCACGCGGGCCGGTTTCGCCGGCCCCGACGCCCTGCACATCTATCGCGCGCTGTTCGGATTCCTCTACGGGCACGTACTGAACGAACTCCAGGAAGTCGTGGAACGGCCGGAAGAAACCGACGACCTGCTGCGGCTCGGCCTGCATCGCCTCCCGGTAGGCGATTTCCCGCTGCTACGCGGTCTCGCCTCCGACCTGGCTTCCTACGACGGCGCCGCCGAACTCGAACGGGGCCTGGACATCTTGCTGGCCGGTCTCGCCGCCACGCTGCCCTACCCCAGCAGGTAG
- a CDS encoding MIP/aquaporin family protein — MGLGSVFVSEAVGTAVLLLLGTGVVANVLLVKSKGFDGGWLLISFGWGLGVMAGVYLAFKTGAHLNPAVTLGILTSGADDYAPGIPVTFGATATYLAAQLTGAFAGACLTYLAYKKHFDAEPDAAKKLAVFATGPEIRDYRWNLLTEIIATFVLVLVVLSFGNTPSGLGPLAVALLVVGIGASLGGPTGYAINPARDLGPRLAHAVLPVGRSARTPVAAGAHPQADPGPARPAGTSDWSYAWVPVLGPALGGILAGVAAQFLF; from the coding sequence ATGGGTCTCGGATCGGTGTTCGTCAGCGAAGCAGTCGGTACGGCAGTGCTGCTTCTGCTTGGCACCGGAGTCGTAGCCAATGTATTGCTGGTCAAGTCCAAGGGTTTCGATGGCGGATGGCTGCTGATCAGCTTCGGCTGGGGCCTGGGTGTGATGGCCGGTGTGTACCTGGCGTTCAAGACCGGCGCGCACCTGAATCCGGCAGTCACCCTTGGCATTCTGACCAGCGGCGCCGATGATTACGCGCCGGGCATTCCCGTGACCTTCGGTGCCACGGCGACCTATCTCGCCGCGCAACTGACCGGGGCCTTTGCCGGTGCGTGCCTGACCTACCTCGCTTACAAGAAGCATTTCGACGCCGAACCGGACGCGGCCAAGAAGCTCGCCGTTTTCGCCACCGGACCCGAGATCCGCGACTACCGCTGGAATCTGCTCACCGAGATCATCGCGACCTTCGTGCTGGTGCTGGTGGTGCTGTCGTTCGGGAACACGCCGTCGGGTCTCGGCCCGCTCGCGGTGGCGCTGCTGGTTGTCGGTATCGGCGCTTCGCTCGGCGGACCCACCGGTTATGCCATCAATCCCGCCCGCGATCTCGGCCCCCGGTTGGCGCATGCCGTCCTGCCGGTCGGGCGATCCGCTCGGACGCCGGTCGCGGCCGGCGCGCACCCGCAAGCCGATCCGGGACCGGCGCGACCGGCCGGGACCAGCGATTGGAGCTACGCCTGGGTGCCGGTGCTCGGGCCCGCACTCGGCGGCATCCTCGCCGGTGTCGCCGCACAGTTTCTGTTCTGA
- a CDS encoding helix-turn-helix transcriptional regulator has translation MNGPGPLGDFLRARRARLEPEDVGLRETGTRRRVRGLRREELAQLAGVSVSYYTRLEQGTSRGASAEVLDAVARALRLDDHEREHLDRLADAARHHPRVRRPRPEKLVDETRDLLRAVDGVPALVLGRRTDVLAWNALGHALLAGHLDFRGPDDPARRPNMSRMLFLDPHCRELYADWKTKARAIVGNLRIAVGKYPDDPLLAELIGELTMKSPEFVTLWRDHRVAPCDAASYELHHPVVGPVTVTQQTLSIARAPGQALIVCTTSAGSPAQEALALLRQVNRPRTPEPMPAAMA, from the coding sequence ATGAACGGACCCGGCCCACTCGGCGACTTTCTCCGAGCTCGACGCGCGCGGCTCGAGCCGGAGGACGTCGGCTTGCGCGAAACCGGCACGCGCAGGCGAGTCCGAGGCCTGCGCCGCGAAGAATTAGCCCAGCTGGCCGGGGTCAGCGTCTCGTACTACACACGGCTGGAACAAGGTACGTCCCGCGGGGCGTCGGCCGAGGTACTCGATGCGGTCGCCCGCGCGCTACGACTCGACGACCACGAGCGCGAACACCTCGACCGACTGGCCGACGCCGCCCGCCACCACCCACGGGTGCGTCGTCCCCGCCCCGAGAAGCTCGTCGACGAGACTCGCGACCTGCTCCGCGCCGTCGACGGTGTCCCGGCACTGGTGCTCGGCCGGCGCACGGACGTGCTGGCATGGAACGCACTCGGCCACGCCCTGCTGGCTGGGCACCTGGACTTCCGCGGCCCGGACGACCCGGCGCGGCGGCCGAATATGAGCCGGATGCTATTCCTGGACCCGCATTGCCGGGAGCTGTACGCGGACTGGAAAACCAAGGCACGCGCGATAGTCGGCAACCTGCGCATCGCTGTCGGCAAGTACCCGGACGATCCACTGCTCGCGGAACTGATCGGCGAGCTTACGATGAAAAGCCCCGAGTTCGTCACGCTTTGGCGCGACCACCGCGTGGCACCATGCGACGCGGCGTCCTACGAACTGCACCATCCCGTGGTGGGCCCGGTGACGGTGACACAGCAAACCCTCTCGATCGCCCGTGCCCCCGGCCAAGCGCTGATCGTGTGCACGACCTCCGCCGGGTCGCCCGCCCAGGAAGCCCTCGCGCTACTGCGGCAGGTCAACCGTCCCCGAACACCCGAGCCGATGCCGGCGGCAATGGCATAG
- a CDS encoding MspA family porin: MFNRRNRAAVSGLAAAATAIGLLSAGAASADTFIPLPGGEIIRDLPNGMTITVRLVGESATINPSLASTPLHRNTWVSGTAHVELTGGDRSSVGAKIAPGYVVGCQVDIGGGSLTGNGSTSLSDENVSVSSRAGGRLTLGPGQTGRHMLLDFEAPDDYGNEEHSRANSFRGPTGSVNWTDATLALDGCAGYAQARAFVLVKVRGAHGVSVVTLWGQPFSLG; this comes from the coding sequence ATGTTCAACCGTAGAAACCGCGCGGCCGTCTCCGGACTCGCCGCTGCCGCCACCGCAATCGGTTTGTTGTCCGCCGGAGCCGCGAGCGCCGACACCTTCATTCCGCTGCCCGGTGGCGAGATCATTCGTGACCTGCCCAACGGCATGACCATCACGGTCCGGCTGGTCGGCGAGTCGGCCACCATCAACCCCTCTCTGGCCAGCACGCCCCTGCACCGCAACACCTGGGTGTCCGGTACCGCGCACGTCGAACTCACCGGAGGCGACCGGTCGAGTGTCGGCGCGAAGATCGCGCCGGGCTATGTGGTGGGCTGCCAAGTCGACATCGGCGGCGGCAGTCTCACCGGCAACGGCAGTACCAGCCTGAGCGACGAGAATGTGTCCGTGTCCTCGCGAGCGGGCGGCAGGCTCACCCTCGGTCCCGGTCAGACCGGGCGGCACATGCTCCTCGATTTCGAGGCTCCCGACGATTACGGCAACGAGGAGCACAGCCGCGCCAATTCCTTCCGCGGCCCCACCGGCAGCGTCAATTGGACCGACGCCACCCTGGCGCTCGACGGATGCGCGGGCTACGCCCAGGCACGCGCTTTCGTGCTGGTGAAAGTTCGTGGCGCGCACGGTGTTTCCGTGGTGACCCTGTGGGGTCAGCCCTTCAGCCTCGGCTGA
- a CDS encoding glycosyltransferase 87 family protein — MTTTVDDRAPRHDISTRMLIAALLAAVATLVWHIYAIPIGSPYYGLFNNDVDQYVYTAGGEAVRYGVSLYDTPVFFDMEFTYTPFAALLFVAFTLTVPVVAKAVWWVAIMVALIALVAVCLRALNYRNTWRTWLFAALLAVLCTAFEPVRTTIWLGQINIFLVLLCVWDLTRARTATLRGAGVGIAAGIKLTPGFFLVYLACTRQWRAFWIATTAFATTVGIGFLIRPTDSTTYWGRQFDATGRVGPVDSPANQSVNGFLAQMLRFYDIERYAVHSPTATVYAAPTWMWLAVATPLVLLGLAASVRAYRCGQVLLSITLAGMTAACLSPFSWGHHWVWFVPLFVLALHYARTTRVHLRWALPILVFLISFCWWWNYPERPPMRDAPHPIGLGLFMLPRDNLPTWLAHLAVPFYSGCYLLLFIVTAAYVLWHERNVRGANAGIKVRAAA; from the coding sequence ATGACGACAACGGTGGACGACCGCGCACCACGGCACGACATCTCGACCCGCATGCTCATAGCCGCGTTGCTGGCGGCGGTGGCGACCCTGGTCTGGCATATCTACGCCATCCCGATCGGGAGCCCCTACTACGGCCTGTTCAACAATGACGTCGACCAGTACGTCTACACCGCCGGCGGCGAAGCCGTCCGCTATGGAGTCAGCCTGTACGACACTCCGGTCTTCTTCGACATGGAGTTCACCTACACGCCGTTCGCCGCGCTGCTGTTCGTCGCGTTCACCCTGACCGTTCCAGTGGTGGCCAAGGCGGTGTGGTGGGTCGCCATCATGGTCGCGCTGATCGCGCTGGTCGCCGTCTGCCTACGTGCGTTGAACTACCGGAATACTTGGCGCACTTGGCTGTTCGCCGCTCTCCTAGCGGTGCTCTGCACGGCCTTCGAACCAGTGCGGACCACGATCTGGCTCGGGCAGATCAATATCTTCCTGGTCCTGCTCTGCGTATGGGATCTAACCCGCGCCCGCACCGCCACGCTGCGTGGTGCGGGCGTCGGCATCGCGGCCGGCATCAAGCTCACCCCCGGGTTCTTCCTCGTCTATCTCGCCTGCACCCGCCAGTGGCGGGCCTTCTGGATCGCGACGACCGCCTTCGCGACCACGGTCGGCATCGGCTTCCTGATCCGGCCCACCGACTCCACCACCTATTGGGGACGCCAGTTCGACGCGACCGGCCGGGTCGGCCCCGTCGATTCGCCCGCCAATCAATCCGTCAACGGATTCCTCGCACAGATGCTGCGGTTCTACGACATCGAGCGCTACGCCGTACACAGTCCCACAGCGACCGTGTACGCCGCACCCACCTGGATGTGGCTGGCCGTCGCCACCCCGCTGGTCCTGCTGGGACTCGCCGCGAGCGTTCGTGCCTATCGTTGCGGGCAGGTCCTGCTGTCGATCACCTTGGCGGGCATGACCGCGGCGTGCCTGTCCCCGTTCTCCTGGGGACACCACTGGGTGTGGTTCGTCCCGCTGTTCGTCCTCGCGCTGCACTACGCGCGGACCACCCGAGTGCACCTACGCTGGGCGCTGCCGATCCTCGTCTTCCTCATCAGCTTCTGCTGGTGGTGGAACTACCCCGAACGACCGCCCATGCGAGACGCACCCCACCCCATCGGCCTCGGCTTGTTCATGCTCCCCCGCGACAACCTCCCCACCTGGCTGGCCCACCTCGCCGTCCCCTTCTACTCAGGCTGCTACCTGCTGCTGTTCATCGTGACCGCGGCGTACGTCCTATGGCATGAACGCAACGTGCGCGGGGCGAACGCGGGCATCAAGGTCAGGGCCGCCGCGTGA
- a CDS encoding MarR family winged helix-turn-helix transcriptional regulator, giving the protein MSQEETVGELEQSVGYVLKQAQAALHSAMDAVLRPLELTVAQYACLELLGRNPGISNSELARGAFVTRQSMNLVLRGLETRGLLSRPGQPPRGRALPTQLTSAGQKKLRAASVAVRTIERQMFAPLSAERQHRLRDDLVACISAMPPAT; this is encoded by the coding sequence ATGAGTCAAGAGGAGACCGTGGGTGAACTGGAGCAGTCGGTGGGTTACGTCCTCAAACAGGCCCAAGCCGCCCTGCACTCCGCGATGGACGCGGTACTGCGCCCACTGGAACTGACTGTCGCGCAATACGCCTGCCTCGAACTACTCGGCCGAAACCCGGGAATATCCAACTCCGAACTCGCCCGCGGTGCGTTCGTCACCCGGCAATCCATGAACCTCGTGCTGCGCGGACTGGAAACCCGCGGCCTGCTCAGCCGGCCCGGCCAACCTCCCCGCGGCCGCGCACTACCCACCCAGCTCACCAGCGCCGGACAGAAGAAACTCCGCGCAGCCAGCGTCGCCGTACGCACCATCGAACGACAAATGTTCGCTCCGCTGTCCGCGGAACGACAACACCGACTGCGCGACGATCTGGTCGCCTGCATCTCCGCGATGCCACCGGCCACGTGA
- a CDS encoding PaaI family thioesterase, with the protein MVEAAVRIPGYAHGYPEVAFGGYVAGVLAANSEDPTELRVDFRAPVPVETPLTITATESGGRALSNADGLLLAQTAKATVTIAAPPAPSWAEAQAATAAALSSPERSRGDCFGCGADCEPGRGMRLFTSKLPGHDLIAGAWSPDPALGGAGGELSAEHVWSLLDCPGGWAAMTMRGMRPGAVTAALTGTQLRPVSVGAEYISYAWAAHRAGRKYTVGVALATADGSLCALAEALWIEPRPS; encoded by the coding sequence ATGGTTGAGGCGGCGGTCCGTATCCCGGGGTATGCGCACGGCTATCCGGAGGTGGCTTTCGGCGGGTACGTCGCCGGAGTGCTCGCCGCGAACTCGGAGGATCCGACGGAGTTGCGAGTCGACTTCCGGGCTCCGGTGCCGGTCGAGACGCCGTTGACGATCACCGCCACCGAGTCCGGCGGGCGCGCGCTCAGCAACGCCGACGGTCTGCTGCTCGCGCAGACCGCGAAGGCGACGGTCACCATCGCGGCCCCGCCCGCACCGTCCTGGGCCGAGGCGCAAGCCGCCACGGCGGCGGCGCTGTCCTCCCCCGAACGCTCGCGTGGCGACTGCTTCGGCTGCGGGGCGGATTGCGAACCAGGGCGCGGTATGCGCCTTTTCACCTCGAAGCTGCCCGGACACGACTTGATCGCGGGTGCGTGGAGTCCGGACCCGGCATTGGGCGGGGCCGGAGGCGAGCTCAGCGCCGAACACGTCTGGTCCCTGCTGGACTGCCCCGGCGGGTGGGCGGCGATGACCATGCGCGGTATGCGCCCCGGTGCGGTGACCGCCGCGCTGACCGGCACCCAGTTGCGGCCGGTTTCCGTTGGCGCGGAGTACATTTCGTATGCGTGGGCGGCCCATCGAGCGGGCCGCAAGTACACCGTCGGCGTCGCGCTCGCCACTGCGGACGGTAGCCTCTGTGCGCTGGCTGAGGCGCTGTGGATCGAGCCGCGCCCGAGCTGA
- a CDS encoding MBL fold metallo-hydrolase — MDQFPEQIMLGDVTVTRIKEYYGSVEMTPAQFFPDSPADSWHEHRHELAPDFWNPETDECHSTIQSWLLHSEGRTILVDTGVGNHKERPYAPVWSRLDTNYLDNLAAVGVRPEDVDIVVNTHLHIDHVGWNTRLDGRTWVPTFPNATYLMPRRDFEFWDPANEYTSVLGRGNQNVFEDSVAPVQQAGLTHLWDGSYRIDKNLRLDLAPGHTPGSSVLTLQSGGDRALFVGDLMHTALQVMEPETNSCFCEDPVESRATRYKLLGSAADSNALVFPAHFGGHGAVSVERSGSRFAIKGWAGFSRIS; from the coding sequence ATGGACCAGTTTCCCGAACAGATCATGCTCGGCGACGTCACCGTCACCCGCATCAAAGAGTATTACGGCTCCGTCGAAATGACTCCGGCGCAGTTCTTTCCGGACAGTCCTGCCGATTCGTGGCACGAACACCGCCACGAATTGGCGCCGGACTTCTGGAACCCGGAAACGGATGAGTGCCACTCCACCATTCAGTCCTGGTTGCTGCACAGCGAGGGACGCACGATCCTCGTCGACACCGGCGTGGGCAACCACAAGGAACGGCCCTACGCGCCCGTGTGGAGCAGGTTGGACACCAACTATCTCGACAATCTGGCCGCCGTCGGCGTGCGGCCCGAGGACGTCGACATCGTGGTCAACACACATCTGCACATCGACCATGTCGGCTGGAACACCCGGCTCGACGGCCGAACCTGGGTGCCGACCTTCCCCAACGCCACCTATCTGATGCCGCGTCGGGACTTCGAGTTCTGGGACCCGGCCAACGAATACACCTCCGTGCTCGGTCGCGGTAACCAGAACGTTTTCGAAGACAGCGTCGCACCGGTCCAGCAGGCGGGGCTGACCCACCTGTGGGACGGGTCGTACCGAATCGACAAGAACTTACGACTCGACCTGGCTCCCGGCCACACGCCCGGCTCGTCCGTGCTCACCTTGCAGTCCGGCGGCGATCGAGCGCTGTTCGTCGGGGATCTGATGCACACCGCGCTCCAGGTCATGGAGCCGGAGACCAACTCCTGCTTTTGTGAGGATCCGGTCGAGTCCCGGGCCACCCGCTACAAGCTGCTGGGGTCCGCCGCCGACAGCAACGCGCTCGTCTTCCCGGCCCATTTCGGCGGCCACGGCGCGGTATCGGTCGAGCGCAGCGGGTCGCGGTTCGCGATCAAGGGGTGGGCCGGTTTCTCCCGGATCTCCTGA